Within Acidobacteriota bacterium, the genomic segment CGACAACCTGTCGGGCGAGGGGGCCAGGCAGCGGCGTTTGAATGACAGGCAATTTTGCGCTTTCGAGTTCGAGTTTGGTTGCGAGCATGATTGATACCTCCTACGGCAAATGGGCCAACAGCTCGTGTAGAGCCGCTGACCTGTAAATCTGATCCAATTCCGAAGATGGGATGCCGGTGGCGAGCAGATCGGTGTTAGTCCGCGAAGAGATTTTTACGGGAGAGGAGGGGAACGTGTTTGGAAAGATAGTTAGTCAACTTCATTCTTTGGCGTGTCTGACAATTTCTGCCCGCACCACGGGATGTTGTGCGTACCTGTAACCAACCTGACTTTTCATTTCTTCACAGCCATAGGTCGTCTTATGCCAACGATCACTTGCGCCGCCAACGCAACCCGTCTTTCGTATCTTCCAGAAGGATGCCTAACTCGGTCAATTGATTCCGAAGCTCATCGGCGCGCGCGAAATTCTTGCTCTTGCGCGCCGCCTGCCGCTCGTCAATCAACGCCTGAATCTCGGAATCAAGCAGCTCGTGTTTCACTTCGCCAAAGATATTGAGGACGGAGTCGAGACGCTCAACCAAGGCCAATAAAGCCGCTTGATCGCTCGCCTTGACACTGCCTTGCGCCAGCGCCGTATTGGTTTCGCGCACGAAGTCATGCAGCGCGGCCAACGCTTCCGGCACATTCAAATCATCATCCAGCGCAGCTTCAAAGCGCCGTTGCGTGCGTTCGACCAAAGCTGCTAGCGCAGCAGTTGCGCCCAACTCCGACTTCGCTTCGGTCAGCCGTCGTTTGAAATCATGCAGCCGCTCAATCGTGCTTTCAGCGCCGCGCAATCCTTCCAGCGTAAAATTGAATTGCTTTTGATGTTGCGCCGTCAACAGCAAATACCGAATCGCGCGCGGCGTAAAGCCCTGTTTGATCAGATCGCGCACGGTGTAGTAGTTCCCTTTCGACTTCGACATCTTTTCGCCTTCGGCCAACAGGAACTCTGAATGCACCCAATACCGCACGAAAGGCTTGCCCGTCGCGCCTTCGGATTGCGCAATCTCGTTTTCGTGATGCGGAAACACCAAATCAATGCCACCCGCGTGAATGTCAAAGGTCTCGCCCAGCGCTTTCATGGACATCGCCGAACATTCGATGTGCCAGCCCGGACGGCCTTTGCCCAGGGCTGTTTCCCAAAATGGCTCGCCTTCTTTGGCGGCTTTCCAGAGCACAAAATCCCGCGCGTTCTCTTTCGCTTCGTATTCATCAGCATCAACCCGCTCGCTGGCGCCGGTCAGGTTGCCCTCGAAATTCATCTTGGAAAGCTTGCCATAACCGGGAAAGGTATTGATGCGGAAATACGTCGAGCCGTCGGAATCGTAGGTGTGCCCATTGGCAGCCA encodes:
- a CDS encoding cysteine--tRNA ligase gives rise to the protein MLKLHNTLTGQVEEFQPLTPPTARMYVCGPTVHDYAHIGNFRTFLFADLLRRYLKYKGFAVQHVMNITDVDDKIIKKAIEKKQSLREYTDDYTARFFEDFDALGAERPEEILRATDHIPEMIDIIQRLAANGHTYDSDGSTYFRINTFPGYGKLSKMNFEGNLTGASERVDADEYEAKENARDFVLWKAAKEGEPFWETALGKGRPGWHIECSAMSMKALGETFDIHAGGIDLVFPHHENEIAQSEGATGKPFVRYWVHSEFLLAEGEKMSKSKGNYYTVRDLIKQGFTPRAIRYLLLTAQHQKQFNFTLEGLRGAESTIERLHDFKRRLTEAKSELGATAALAALVERTQRRFEAALDDDLNVPEALAALHDFVRETNTALAQGSVKASDQAALLALVERLDSVLNIFGEVKHELLDSEIQALIDERQAARKSKNFARADELRNQLTELGILLEDTKDGLRWRRK